From the Campylobacter sp. CNRCH_2014_0184h genome, one window contains:
- a CDS encoding Mur ligase family protein → MKFQQTLSQKTMHVQKISRFFMFSMYEKYKKFIPKTKNIQIIGTNGKGSTGRFLALLLLEQGCKVGHYTSPHIFEFNERFWLNGKITGNELLEKAHEELESVFLDDVKKLSYFEYATFLAFFVFKDCDYVILEAGVGGEYDATSVFEIDFSIFTKIGFDHQDLLGKNLDEIARTKLKAMSAKALINHKQEAKVLNLAQKIAKLKQASLDISALDENKAIYPYVQKYIQKYNLATFLKDNLFLALEAFSKICAKNEKELICSISNLPKLDLKGRCEQISQNIFVDVGHNEMAALTLAEIFKEKKVHLVYNCFLDKDSYKILRALKPIIKIVEIYEYESKDRPLAGSVLLENLEKLDIAYQKFEQIKKDELYLVFGSFVLVENFLRGYNER, encoded by the coding sequence ATGAAATTCCAGCAAACACTTTCACAAAAAACTATGCATGTACAAAAAATCAGTAGATTTTTTATGTTTAGTATGTATGAAAAATATAAAAAATTTATCCCAAAAACTAAAAATATTCAAATTATTGGCACTAATGGCAAAGGAAGTACAGGTAGATTTTTAGCGCTTTTACTCTTAGAGCAAGGATGTAAAGTAGGGCATTATACAAGTCCACATATTTTTGAATTTAATGAAAGATTTTGGTTAAATGGAAAAATTACAGGCAATGAGCTTTTAGAAAAAGCACACGAAGAATTGGAAAGTGTTTTTTTAGATGATGTGAAAAAACTTAGCTATTTTGAGTATGCTACATTTTTAGCATTTTTTGTTTTTAAAGATTGTGATTATGTGATTTTAGAAGCTGGAGTAGGTGGAGAGTACGATGCAACAAGTGTTTTTGAGATAGATTTTAGTATTTTTACTAAAATAGGTTTTGATCATCAAGATTTATTGGGTAAAAACTTGGATGAAATAGCAAGAACAAAATTAAAAGCCATGAGCGCTAAAGCTTTAATTAATCATAAGCAAGAGGCAAAAGTATTAAATTTGGCTCAAAAAATAGCAAAATTAAAACAAGCTAGTTTAGATATTAGTGCGTTAGATGAAAACAAGGCTATTTATCCTTATGTGCAAAAATATATTCAAAAATATAATTTAGCAACTTTTTTAAAAGATAATCTTTTTTTAGCCTTAGAAGCTTTTTCTAAAATTTGTGCCAAAAATGAGAAAGAATTGATTTGCAGCATTAGTAATTTGCCAAAACTTGATTTAAAAGGAAGGTGTGAGCAAATAAGTCAAAATATTTTTGTTGATGTAGGCCATAATGAAATGGCAGCTTTAACTTTAGCTGAAATTTTCAAGGAAAAAAAAGTTCATTTGGTTTATAATTGCTTTTTAGATAAAGATTCTTATAAAATTTTAAGAGCTTTAAAGCCTATAATAAAAATAGTTGAAATTTATGAATATGAAAGCAAAGACAGACCTTTAGCAGGCTCTGTTTTGCTAGAAAATTTAGAAAAATTAGATATTGCTTATCAAAAATTTGAACAAATAAAAAAAGATGAGTTGTATTTAGTTTTTGGTTCTTTTGTATTGGTAGAAAATTTTTTAAGAGGCTATAATGAAAGATAA